In one window of Streptomyces griseus subsp. griseus DNA:
- a CDS encoding helix-turn-helix domain-containing protein — MVTALDTGGPAIPPALYRVPDAVRVLGLSRSVVYDLIRAGRLRTVKEGRTRLVPASAITDYVALLEREAGAEQ, encoded by the coding sequence ATGGTGACCGCACTCGACACTGGGGGACCGGCGATCCCTCCGGCTCTGTACCGCGTTCCCGATGCTGTGAGGGTGTTGGGGCTGAGCCGAAGCGTCGTCTACGACTTGATCCGTGCTGGTCGTCTCCGGACCGTCAAGGAAGGGCGGACCCGACTCGTTCCAGCTTCCGCCATCACTGATTACGTTGCGCTCCTGGAGCGGGAAGCTGGGGCTGAGCAGTGA